From a single Nitrospirota bacterium genomic region:
- the moaC gene encoding cyclic pyranopterin monophosphate synthase MoaC: MKRLTHIDRSGKARMVDVSEKPLTQRAAVARGFVSMKKTTLKLIQDNSIAKGDVLGVARVAGTMAAKKTSELIPLCHPLNITSVSVDFSLDRKKSGIVIEARVKITGQTGVEMEALIAVSAAALTIYDMCKAVDREMVISDIMLIEKTGGKSGIFRRT, encoded by the coding sequence ATGAAAAGGCTTACCCATATTGACAGGAGCGGCAAAGCGAGAATGGTCGATGTATCAGAGAAGCCCCTGACGCAGAGAGCGGCGGTTGCCCGCGGTTTTGTGAGCATGAAAAAGACAACGCTGAAGCTCATTCAGGACAACAGCATTGCAAAAGGCGATGTGCTCGGCGTGGCGAGGGTTGCAGGCACCATGGCTGCAAAGAAGACTTCTGAGCTGATCCCCCTCTGCCATCCCCTGAACATTACTTCCGTGTCTGTCGACTTTTCCCTGGACCGGAAGAAGAGCGGGATTGTCATAGAGGCGCGTGTAAAGATAACCGGACAGACCGGTGTTGAGATGGAGGCCCTGATTGCAGTATCCGCAGCAGCTCTGACGATCTATGACATGTGCAAGGCAGTTGATAGAGAAATGGTCATCTCTGACATCATGCTGATCGAAAAGACCGGCGGCAAGAGCGGTATCTTCAGGCGGACATAA
- a CDS encoding OsmC family protein, whose translation MSSEEKIELEENLDGYKSKIRPVNTASLTWDKDLIFLGRTPRGFELDFDAEAQWGCIPTESLLLSVAGCLAIDVVSFVTKMKAKITKFRIDIAGERNPTPPQYYTKIDMVLHIAGEHITPKKLDRAISLSQEKYCSVYHSLRKDLQVNVNYEIEEAQG comes from the coding sequence ATGAGCTCAGAAGAAAAAATTGAACTTGAAGAAAATCTGGATGGATATAAGAGCAAGATCAGACCGGTCAACACGGCATCACTCACATGGGACAAGGACCTCATCTTTCTCGGCCGGACGCCCCGCGGCTTTGAGCTTGATTTTGATGCTGAGGCTCAGTGGGGATGTATTCCTACCGAGAGCCTTCTTCTGAGTGTTGCAGGCTGCCTTGCGATTGACGTTGTCTCTTTTGTGACAAAGATGAAGGCGAAGATCACGAAATTCAGGATCGATATTGCCGGAGAAAGGAACCCGACTCCTCCGCAATACTACACAAAGATCGATATGGTGCTCCATATAGCAGGTGAGCATATCACGCCGAAGAAACTCGACAGGGCTATCTCACTTTCACAGGAAAAATACTGTTCTGTATATCACTCGCTCAGAAAAGATCTGCAGGTGAATGTGAACTATGAGATAGAAGAGGCTCAGGGCTAA
- the amrA gene encoding AmmeMemoRadiSam system protein A, protein MHAIVELAKQTIEEYIKSGKTIAVPRELPPELSGKAGVFVSLKKMGNLRGCIGTFEPTTETVAQEVVRNAIAAATQDPRFHAVEEDELPELEYSVDVLSPPERIQGKEDLDPRKYGIIIVQGMRRGLLLPDLEGVDTVEEQLRITKMKAGIWTDEDLDIFRFTVTRYR, encoded by the coding sequence ATGCACGCGATCGTAGAGCTTGCCAAACAGACCATAGAGGAATATATAAAGAGCGGAAAGACGATTGCGGTTCCAAGGGAGCTCCCTCCTGAGCTGAGTGGAAAGGCAGGTGTTTTCGTAAGCCTGAAAAAAATGGGAAATCTCAGGGGCTGTATAGGCACATTTGAGCCGACAACAGAGACTGTTGCTCAGGAGGTTGTCAGGAACGCCATTGCAGCGGCAACGCAGGACCCCCGATTCCATGCCGTGGAAGAGGACGAGCTGCCTGAGCTGGAATATTCCGTAGACGTCCTTTCGCCTCCGGAGAGGATACAGGGCAAAGAGGATCTTGACCCGAGGAAATACGGCATCATTATTGTTCAGGGGATGAGACGGGGACTCCTCCTTCCCGATCTTGAGGGCGTTGATACGGTTGAGGAGCAGCTGAGGATAACAAAGATGAAGGCAGGGATCTGGACAGACGAGGATCTCGATATCTTTCGGTTCACTGTTACGCGTTATCGGTGA
- a CDS encoding ATP-binding protein, giving the protein MDPITNPFAPGAGTPPPELAGRDELRETVRVAIERVRRGLPTKSILMVGLRGVGKTVLLDRMRDDAEGVGIQTLRVEAPENRSLPAILAPQLRQALLRLSRNEKAKNLAQRALRALAGFAKSLKVKYEDIEVGFDFDPEPGLADNGDLEHDLQALLETVGAAAKEAGTALAIFADELQYVKEDELAALITSLHRTAQRSLPVVLVGAGLPQLRGRMGRAKSYAERLFDFPEIGPLSPESTKFAIVKPAEKQGVEVTPEALDRIVKETRGYPYFVQEWGKHSWDSAVASPITQEDVKNASIAAIAALDESFFRVRFDRLTPSEKRYLRAMAELGPGPHRSGDIAEQLGRGVTSLGPTRNQLISKGMVWSPHHGDTAFTVPMFDEFMHRIMPGDDWKQQ; this is encoded by the coding sequence ATGGATCCAATCACGAACCCTTTTGCCCCCGGTGCTGGAACGCCGCCCCCGGAACTCGCAGGCCGAGATGAATTGCGGGAAACGGTACGCGTGGCCATTGAACGCGTGCGCCGAGGTCTGCCTACGAAAAGCATTCTGATGGTAGGCCTTCGTGGGGTAGGCAAGACGGTACTGCTGGATAGAATGAGGGACGATGCAGAGGGAGTTGGTATCCAGACATTGCGAGTAGAAGCACCTGAAAACCGTTCATTGCCCGCAATACTGGCTCCCCAGTTGCGTCAAGCTTTGCTGAGGCTTTCACGGAATGAGAAAGCGAAGAACCTTGCTCAAAGAGCTCTCCGGGCGCTTGCCGGATTCGCCAAGTCGCTGAAAGTGAAGTATGAAGACATCGAGGTGGGATTTGACTTTGATCCTGAGCCTGGCTTGGCGGACAACGGTGATCTGGAGCATGATCTGCAAGCTTTGCTGGAGACGGTCGGTGCAGCCGCGAAAGAAGCAGGCACAGCTTTGGCGATTTTTGCTGATGAGCTGCAGTATGTAAAAGAGGACGAACTCGCAGCACTCATCACCTCATTGCACCGCACCGCCCAGCGGAGTCTTCCAGTAGTGTTGGTAGGTGCCGGGCTGCCTCAGTTGAGGGGTCGAATGGGCCGGGCTAAATCCTATGCAGAGCGTTTGTTCGACTTTCCTGAAATCGGCCCCCTTTCTCCAGAATCAACAAAATTTGCCATCGTCAAGCCGGCGGAAAAACAGGGGGTCGAAGTAACTCCTGAAGCACTTGATCGCATAGTGAAAGAGACTCGCGGTTACCCTTATTTCGTGCAGGAGTGGGGGAAACATTCGTGGGACTCGGCAGTAGCATCGCCGATTACACAAGAAGACGTTAAAAATGCATCAATCGCTGCTATAGCAGCGCTCGATGAAAGTTTCTTTCGTGTAAGGTTTGATCGTCTGACCCCTTCCGAGAAAAGATATCTCCGCGCGATGGCCGAATTAGGTCCTGGTCCGCATCGTTCAGGAGACATTGCTGAACAGTTAGGGCGTGGAGTAACCTCTCTCGGTCCGACTAGGAATCAGTTAATCTCCAAAGGCATGGTCTGGAGTCCTCATCATGGGGATACGGCATTCACGGTGCCTATGTTCGACGAGTTCATGCATCGAATTATGCCTGGAGACGACTGGAAGCAGCAATAG
- a CDS encoding CBS domain-containing protein, producing the protein MPFFGEVFSSEIIKKTVLDPKGEDLGRVRDLVVIKGDPLPKVSALIIERKKKSFYLPWHDLNIFNKKIISSRVYAESLKSYEMMADDLLILRDILDKQIVDANGAKVVRVNDIKLEGYHNEAVLIAVDVGMRGILRRLGMERGGEDLARLFKKSLPFNLISWDYLQPLEPKLTEISLTIPRQMLSDLHPADIADIISSVSQKDGATFFNNLDIETAAEALSELKPEMQADIISAMDTEKAADIIEEMPPDEAADVLSDLTTERAKEILEHIEKEEAEDIQELLGHEEDTAGGLMTTDFIAFPPDMTVQEASERFKTEAREAENAYYLYIVDKEEKLRGVASLRQMLLAENDCYLADIMETNLKTVAPGEDEMVVAGIISKYNLLALPVVDENGYMHGIITVDDIIDLLLPPEAKKKRRRV; encoded by the coding sequence ATGCCTTTTTTCGGTGAGGTTTTTTCGAGCGAGATTATCAAAAAGACAGTCCTTGACCCTAAGGGAGAGGACCTCGGACGGGTACGCGATCTTGTTGTCATAAAAGGCGATCCTCTTCCCAAGGTATCTGCGCTTATCATTGAGAGAAAAAAGAAGTCTTTTTATCTGCCCTGGCATGACCTTAATATCTTTAACAAAAAGATAATATCCTCAAGGGTCTATGCAGAAAGCCTGAAGTCATACGAAATGATGGCAGATGATCTCCTTATTCTCAGGGATATCCTTGACAAGCAGATCGTTGACGCCAACGGAGCCAAGGTGGTCCGGGTGAACGACATCAAGCTCGAAGGATATCACAACGAGGCAGTGCTCATTGCTGTTGATGTAGGCATGAGGGGTATCCTGAGAAGACTCGGCATGGAACGAGGCGGCGAAGACCTTGCAAGGCTCTTCAAAAAAAGTCTTCCTTTTAATCTTATCAGCTGGGACTACCTTCAACCTCTTGAGCCCAAGCTCACCGAGATATCACTTACCATACCGAGGCAGATGCTTTCAGACCTCCATCCTGCAGACATTGCCGACATCATCAGCAGCGTGTCTCAGAAAGACGGAGCAACCTTCTTTAATAACCTCGACATCGAGACCGCGGCAGAGGCCCTGTCCGAGCTGAAACCTGAGATGCAGGCTGACATCATCAGTGCCATGGACACGGAAAAGGCTGCTGACATCATTGAAGAGATGCCGCCTGACGAGGCAGCTGACGTGCTGAGCGATCTGACTACTGAGCGCGCCAAGGAGATCCTCGAACATATCGAAAAAGAGGAAGCTGAGGATATCCAGGAGCTTCTCGGCCATGAAGAGGATACAGCAGGCGGCCTCATGACGACTGACTTTATTGCCTTTCCGCCGGATATGACCGTGCAGGAGGCATCTGAGAGGTTCAAGACTGAAGCGCGAGAGGCGGAAAACGCCTATTATCTCTACATCGTCGACAAGGAAGAAAAACTCCGCGGCGTTGCCTCCCTGCGACAGATGCTTCTTGCAGAGAATGACTGTTATCTTGCAGACATCATGGAAACAAATCTGAAGACCGTTGCTCCTGGCGAGGACGAAATGGTTGTTGCCGGGATCATCTCAAAATATAATCTCCTCGCACTCCCGGTTGTTGATGAGAATGGGTACATGCACGGCATCATTACGGTCGACGATATCATAGACCTGCTGCTGCCTCCTGAGGCAAAAAAGAAACGGAGAAGAGTGTGA
- a CDS encoding DnaJ domain-containing protein, protein MEIPARGNIRDTSLARLLVQLNRNRVIGTLSLTTPSFTKKIYLSEGDVIFASSTYEDDRLGEMLLKAGKITVEQYDKSVEVLKATKDKRQGAILVELGYLTPKDLFWGVKYQVREIIHSMFVVEEGDYDFREGELSTQEVITLRMSVGNLIYAGVNRIVNWTRIRKEMPHTDSVLKLSEDPLSLFQDIELTQQDKKILSLVDGKRTIKEIIDSSWMGSFEALKVLYVLWSIGMVEDQVSKEDETVGKEKEANTEDAVSLSDILTPLSEEDEILLKKVDEIYSHISSITMIELLEVDAKSDSETIKRNYYRLAKEFHPDRYFSSTDPSVKIKLTTIFDALTKAYNTLKDDRKRDEYLSSLLGSKQKEGTLDADVRAAEQFREGVADFKKGDFWGAIDKFKWATKLASKNANYWSYLSLAYSKVPGRVKEAEEALLTAMKLDPYNAELHSHLGLVYMKAGLKKRAYAAFEKALKIDPKNEKAKKGLESTKV, encoded by the coding sequence ATGGAAATACCGGCCAGAGGTAATATCAGGGACACGAGCCTTGCCCGGCTGCTGGTGCAGCTGAACAGGAACAGGGTGATTGGCACCCTATCCCTCACCACACCATCCTTTACCAAAAAAATATACCTCAGCGAAGGTGATGTCATTTTTGCCTCATCAACCTATGAGGATGACCGGCTGGGCGAGATGCTCCTGAAGGCCGGAAAGATCACGGTTGAGCAATACGACAAGTCAGTCGAAGTACTGAAGGCAACAAAAGACAAGCGGCAGGGCGCAATTCTGGTAGAGCTGGGATATCTGACGCCAAAGGACCTCTTCTGGGGGGTCAAATACCAGGTGAGAGAGATCATTCACAGCATGTTCGTTGTCGAGGAAGGTGATTACGATTTCCGCGAGGGAGAACTTTCGACCCAGGAGGTCATCACCTTGCGGATGAGCGTCGGCAACCTGATCTATGCAGGCGTGAACAGGATCGTGAACTGGACAAGGATCCGGAAAGAAATGCCTCACACGGACTCTGTGCTGAAGCTGAGCGAAGATCCCCTCAGCCTTTTTCAGGACATTGAACTGACGCAACAGGACAAGAAGATCCTTTCGCTGGTTGACGGGAAGAGAACCATAAAAGAGATCATCGACAGCTCCTGGATGGGTTCTTTTGAGGCCTTGAAGGTGCTCTATGTGCTCTGGTCGATCGGCATGGTCGAAGATCAGGTTTCAAAGGAAGACGAAACCGTCGGGAAAGAGAAAGAAGCAAATACTGAAGATGCGGTCTCGCTGAGTGACATCCTCACACCGCTTTCTGAAGAGGACGAGATACTGCTCAAGAAAGTCGACGAGATCTATTCGCATATCAGCAGTATTACCATGATAGAACTCCTTGAGGTAGATGCAAAATCTGACAGCGAAACGATCAAACGAAATTATTACCGTCTTGCAAAGGAGTTCCATCCTGACCGGTATTTCAGCTCAACGGACCCGTCCGTCAAGATCAAGCTTACGACGATATTTGATGCCCTCACCAAGGCATACAATACCCTCAAGGATGACCGTAAACGCGACGAATATTTATCATCGCTGCTTGGATCCAAACAGAAAGAGGGGACGCTTGATGCCGACGTGCGTGCTGCTGAACAGTTCAGGGAAGGCGTAGCTGATTTCAAGAAAGGCGATTTCTGGGGTGCGATCGACAAGTTCAAATGGGCCACAAAGCTGGCATCAAAGAACGCCAATTACTGGAGCTACCTCTCCCTTGCCTATTCAAAGGTCCCGGGACGCGTGAAGGAGGCTGAGGAGGCGCTGCTCACCGCCATGAAGCTTGACCCTTACAATGCAGAGCTTCACTCCCATCTTGGACTTGTCTATATGAAGGCAGGGCTCAAAAAGAGGGCATATGCCGCATTTGAGAAGGCGCTGAAGATAGACCCGAAGAATGAAAAGGCAAAAAAAGGATTGGAAAGCACAAAGGTTTGA
- a CDS encoding polyprenyl synthetase family protein, which yields MTPKDTLPYHQKMNLQEVFDAYEERLRLVEQQIKELFKDKVPFIPLIGDYIISSGGKRLRPLFHLISADLAGYDGFACIEIASIIESIHTASLLHDDVVDTAEVRRGKPSANALWGNQIVVLVGDFLYSNALRAAVMQKNQKIMEALSGATTRMTEGELLQLNRVGDPEITEAEYLDIISAKTGALISAACRVGAILGGLSEEKEQALAAFGMKIGMAFQMADDILDYMAEEKDLGKKLCKDLEEGKITLPLLLLLSAAEEKDKVEVKTIIKDFSAAGLEKITTLLKQYRSIEASLSKAQSLVDEARIELSLFPDGRAKDALLAIADYSLHREK from the coding sequence TTGACACCAAAGGATACTCTGCCCTATCATCAGAAAATGAATCTTCAGGAAGTTTTTGATGCCTACGAGGAAAGGCTTCGCCTTGTGGAACAGCAGATAAAAGAACTTTTCAAAGACAAGGTCCCCTTTATCCCTCTGATCGGCGATTACATCATTTCGAGCGGCGGCAAGCGGCTGCGGCCCCTTTTCCATCTCATCAGCGCTGATCTCGCAGGCTATGATGGCTTTGCCTGCATTGAGATCGCAAGCATCATTGAATCTATCCATACCGCATCTCTTCTTCATGACGACGTGGTTGATACAGCAGAGGTGAGGCGGGGTAAGCCATCTGCAAATGCTCTCTGGGGCAACCAGATTGTGGTACTGGTCGGCGACTTTCTCTATTCCAATGCGCTGCGTGCTGCAGTCATGCAGAAGAACCAGAAGATCATGGAGGCGCTGTCCGGAGCTACCACACGGATGACCGAGGGAGAGCTGCTCCAGCTGAACAGGGTAGGAGACCCTGAGATAACCGAGGCAGAGTACCTCGACATCATCTCCGCCAAGACAGGGGCGCTCATTTCTGCCGCATGCAGGGTCGGCGCTATTCTCGGCGGTCTGTCTGAGGAGAAAGAGCAGGCACTCGCAGCCTTTGGTATGAAGATCGGCATGGCATTCCAGATGGCAGATGATATCCTTGACTATATGGCAGAAGAGAAGGACCTGGGCAAAAAACTCTGCAAAGATCTCGAGGAAGGCAAGATAACACTCCCCCTGCTTCTGCTTCTTTCCGCCGCAGAAGAGAAGGACAAGGTTGAAGTAAAAACGATCATCAAGGACTTTTCTGCTGCAGGCCTTGAAAAGATAACTACCCTGCTGAAACAATACCGGTCCATTGAAGCATCCCTGAGCAAGGCCCAGTCGCTTGTTGATGAGGCTCGAATAGAGCTTTCTCTTTTCCCTGACGGCAGGGCAAAAGATGCTCTTCTTGCCATTGCCGACTATTCTCTGCACCGGGAGAAATGA
- a CDS encoding Nramp family divalent metal transporter translates to MGPGIITANIDNDASGITTYSVAGARFGYGLLWTLLPTTIALVVIQETIARMGVITGKGLSDLIRENFGVKTAFFMMLGLFVANFGNTIANLAGWAASMEILGFSKFVMVPVGAISIWILVTKGSYRFVEKILLFACLLYFGYVISGFMAKPDWGPVMKSAIIPQMRWNAEYVVLSIAIIGTTITPWMQFYLQSSIAEKGIKKEQYKASRLDVIIGCFITDIVSFFIIVTCGALLFPQGIRINEASEAALALKPLAGEYAYLVFSVCLANASLLGAIIVPLATAYYVCEAMGWETGINKTFKEAPQFMWIYTMTIALASLVILIPGAPLVFLMVLSAVINGLLLPFVLVFALLLVNNRKLMGEYTNSRTYNYISWATVVTIIILTSFLVVTTFIPLNG, encoded by the coding sequence ATGGGGCCGGGCATCATCACCGCAAATATCGACAATGATGCCAGCGGCATAACGACCTATTCTGTGGCCGGCGCACGCTTTGGCTATGGCCTGCTCTGGACCCTGCTTCCGACAACGATCGCACTTGTGGTCATTCAGGAGACGATCGCCCGCATGGGCGTTATCACAGGGAAAGGGCTCTCTGATCTTATCCGAGAGAATTTTGGCGTCAAGACGGCCTTTTTCATGATGCTGGGCCTTTTTGTGGCGAATTTCGGCAATACCATTGCAAATCTTGCGGGATGGGCTGCGAGCATGGAGATCCTCGGGTTCAGCAAGTTTGTGATGGTGCCGGTTGGAGCAATATCGATATGGATCCTTGTTACCAAAGGAAGCTACCGGTTTGTTGAAAAGATCCTCCTGTTCGCATGCCTTCTCTATTTCGGCTATGTCATTTCAGGCTTTATGGCAAAACCTGACTGGGGGCCTGTCATGAAAAGCGCGATCATTCCGCAGATGAGGTGGAATGCGGAATATGTCGTGCTCAGCATAGCGATCATCGGGACCACGATCACTCCCTGGATGCAGTTCTACCTGCAGTCATCGATCGCAGAAAAAGGCATCAAGAAAGAGCAGTATAAGGCATCACGACTCGACGTAATTATAGGCTGTTTTATAACCGATATCGTCAGTTTTTTCATCATCGTTACCTGCGGAGCGCTGCTCTTCCCGCAAGGCATCCGCATTAACGAGGCATCGGAAGCGGCTCTGGCACTGAAGCCCCTTGCCGGGGAGTACGCATATCTCGTTTTCTCTGTCTGTCTTGCCAATGCCTCTTTACTTGGTGCCATCATCGTGCCCCTTGCAACTGCATATTATGTTTGCGAAGCAATGGGATGGGAGACCGGCATCAATAAGACATTTAAGGAGGCTCCGCAGTTCATGTGGATCTACACCATGACCATAGCACTTGCATCGCTGGTCATCCTGATACCCGGGGCACCTCTTGTCTTCCTGATGGTCCTGTCAGCCGTTATCAACGGACTTCTGCTTCCCTTTGTCCTTGTTTTCGCTCTGCTTCTGGTGAATAACAGGAAGCTTATGGGCGAATATACGAATTCCCGCACGTATAATTACATCTCATGGGCAACGGTCGTAACGATCATCATTCTGACATCATTCCTTGTGGTGACAACCTTTATACCGCTTAATGGGTAG
- the ybgF gene encoding tol-pal system protein YbgF — MFLVLFLSACVSGNDMDRVRSDLHELQRSSLEARKEIDSLKEKTSGVVREDSFTPVKESQADLFSKIHVTSSGLQELRGRFDENRYFTEKSLKEISSERDLLKAQIAGLETQIKMVKDRLSALENQGRPKEPANDAADASLKPNNTAKTEVETPVEPAADTKAKAYDAAYQLFRDKKYKESRERFEAFIREYPKTDLTDNAQFWIAESYYGEKDFESAILAYETLLKKYPDSDKVSSGLLKQGYAFAEIGDAKTGKIILNKLVEKYPNTKDAEAARKKLAELDKKPSKKR; from the coding sequence TTGTTTCTTGTTCTCTTTCTGTCAGCCTGTGTTTCCGGCAATGACATGGACCGGGTGAGAAGCGATCTTCATGAACTGCAGCGAAGCAGCCTGGAGGCGCGAAAGGAGATAGACTCTCTGAAGGAAAAGACTTCCGGTGTTGTCAGGGAGGATTCTTTCACTCCGGTGAAGGAAAGCCAGGCAGACCTTTTTTCCAAGATACATGTGACCTCAAGCGGCCTTCAGGAGCTAAGAGGCAGATTTGACGAGAACAGGTATTTTACGGAGAAATCCCTGAAGGAGATCAGCTCAGAACGGGACCTTCTTAAGGCGCAGATAGCCGGACTGGAGACGCAGATAAAGATGGTGAAGGACAGGCTGTCTGCCCTTGAAAACCAGGGAAGGCCAAAGGAACCTGCAAACGATGCAGCCGATGCATCACTGAAACCGAACAACACGGCAAAGACAGAGGTCGAGACACCGGTCGAACCCGCTGCAGACACGAAGGCAAAGGCCTATGATGCAGCCTACCAACTCTTCAGGGACAAGAAGTACAAGGAGTCAAGGGAGAGGTTCGAGGCCTTTATCAGGGAATATCCGAAGACCGATCTCACGGACAATGCGCAGTTCTGGATCGCTGAATCATACTACGGGGAGAAAGACTTTGAAAGCGCGATCCTTGCTTATGAGACCCTGCTGAAGAAATATCCGGACAGCGACAAGGTCAGCAGCGGCCTGCTCAAGCAGGGATATGCCTTTGCAGAGATAGGCGATGCCAAGACAGGCAAGATCATCCTGAATAAGCTTGTCGAAAAATATCCTAATACAAAGGACGCTGAGGCTGCCAGGAAGAAACTTGCAGAACTGGACAAGAAGCCGTCCAAAAAGAGATGA
- the moaA gene encoding GTP 3',8-cyclase MoaA — translation MTDSFSRVIDYLRISITDKCNLRCIYCMPSDGVASAAHTAILSYEEIIRVAKIAAGLGVRKIRLTGGEPLVRKNLTFLVSSLRKIAGIEELSLTTNGLLLAEHAASLANAGLDRVNISIDSLRPDRFREITRGGDLTVVLKGLHAAEQAGLLPVKINMVPVRGMNEDEILDFARITIESDHHVRFIECMPTGSVGFWSPQKYMTTDEIRKVIETLGPLSPVRVRKNGPSKYYRLEGAKGVIGFISALTHHFCKDCNRLRLTSDGKLRPCLFSETEIDLRSALRSGASDLEIERLLKLSIEVKPKEHNLNASSSALKPSLPGPHAVKRPMSRIGG, via the coding sequence CTGACAGACAGCTTTTCCCGGGTCATTGACTACCTGAGGATATCGATCACGGACAAATGCAACCTGCGGTGCATCTACTGCATGCCCTCTGACGGTGTTGCTTCTGCAGCGCATACGGCTATTCTCAGCTATGAGGAGATCATCAGGGTGGCAAAGATTGCAGCCGGGCTGGGCGTCAGAAAGATCCGGCTGACCGGCGGGGAACCGCTCGTCAGGAAAAATCTGACCTTTCTTGTCTCATCGCTCAGGAAGATTGCCGGCATCGAGGAGCTCAGCCTCACGACAAACGGGCTGCTGCTGGCAGAGCATGCAGCAAGCCTTGCGAATGCAGGACTTGACAGGGTGAATATCAGCATCGATTCTCTCAGGCCTGATCGGTTCAGGGAGATAACCCGCGGCGGAGACCTTACTGTTGTGCTGAAAGGTCTGCATGCAGCAGAACAGGCCGGGCTGCTGCCGGTAAAGATAAACATGGTCCCTGTTCGCGGTATGAACGAGGACGAGATCCTCGACTTTGCCAGAATTACCATCGAATCTGATCATCATGTGCGTTTTATCGAATGCATGCCCACAGGATCAGTGGGTTTTTGGAGTCCTCAAAAGTATATGACAACAGATGAGATAAGGAAGGTCATAGAAACACTGGGGCCTCTCTCCCCTGTGCGCGTTCGAAAAAACGGGCCCTCCAAGTATTACCGCCTTGAAGGTGCAAAGGGCGTGATCGGGTTTATCAGCGCGCTGACGCACCATTTCTGCAAAGACTGTAACCGGCTCAGGCTGACATCTGACGGAAAACTCCGGCCATGTCTCTTCTCGGAGACAGAGATCGATCTCCGCTCAGCACTCAGAAGCGGAGCCTCTGACCTGGAGATAGAACGGCTGCTGAAACTTTCTATCGAGGTGAAACCGAAGGAGCATAACCTGAATGCTTCATCTTCTGCGCTCAAGCCATCTCTTCCCGGTCCGCACGCTGTCAAGCGGCCAATGTCAAGGATAGGCGGATGA
- the mtnA gene encoding S-methyl-5-thioribose-1-phosphate isomerase produces the protein MVKTIEWKDNKVIMLDQSRLPIDVAYIECRDYLKVAEGIKKLWIRGAPAIGIATAMGIALGAQEIAAQDYKGFLNGLQPVFNTLIATRPTAVNIQWAVERIKAFLAVRKEESVPRLKELLIEEARRILAEDIEINMAIGRWGAQFIHDGDTILTHCNAGSLATGGYGTATAPMLIAKEQGKKFQVIADETRPVLQGARLTSWELMQAEIPVTLITDNTAGALMQKGEINLAIVGTDRTVLNGDVANKIGTYTVAVLCKEHNIPFYVAAPMSSIDFSIPTGNLIPIEERAAEEVTHIFNTCRIAPEGVRVRNLAFDVTPAKYVTAIITEKGAFKPENLKELSRADADLEKIRIRD, from the coding sequence ATGGTAAAGACCATAGAATGGAAAGATAATAAGGTCATTATGCTCGATCAGAGCAGGCTGCCGATCGACGTGGCCTATATTGAATGCAGAGACTATCTGAAAGTGGCAGAGGGCATCAAAAAACTCTGGATACGCGGCGCTCCTGCTATCGGCATTGCAACGGCCATGGGTATTGCGCTCGGTGCCCAGGAGATTGCAGCACAGGATTATAAGGGCTTTCTGAACGGGCTGCAACCTGTGTTTAACACGCTCATAGCAACCCGGCCGACCGCGGTCAATATTCAGTGGGCAGTCGAGAGGATCAAGGCATTTCTGGCCGTCAGGAAAGAGGAGTCGGTACCAAGGCTGAAGGAACTGCTTATTGAAGAAGCCCGGAGGATCCTTGCGGAAGATATCGAAATCAATATGGCAATAGGCAGATGGGGAGCTCAGTTCATCCATGACGGCGACACGATCCTGACCCACTGCAATGCAGGCTCCCTTGCAACCGGTGGGTACGGCACTGCCACTGCACCGATGCTCATCGCAAAGGAGCAGGGCAAGAAATTTCAGGTTATTGCAGACGAAACCCGGCCGGTGCTTCAGGGCGCGCGGCTTACGTCATGGGAGCTCATGCAGGCAGAAATTCCGGTGACGCTGATAACAGACAACACGGCCGGCGCGTTAATGCAGAAAGGCGAAATTAACCTTGCGATCGTAGGCACGGACAGGACGGTCCTGAACGGAGACGTGGCAAATAAGATAGGCACATACACGGTTGCCGTGCTCTGCAAAGAACATAACATACCTTTCTATGTTGCAGCCCCGATGAGCAGTATTGATTTTTCGATACCCACGGGTAACCTCATCCCCATTGAAGAGCGGGCAGCTGAAGAGGTGACGCATATTTTCAACACCTGCAGAATAGCGCCTGAAGGCGTAAGGGTGAGAAACCTTGCGTTTGATGTTACTCCTGCGAAGTATGTGACTGCGATCATAACCGAAAAAGGTGCCTTTAAACCTGAGAACCTGAAAGAACTGTCAAGGGCTGATGCTGACCTTGAAAAGATCAGGATCAGGGACTGA